From a region of the Microcebus murinus isolate Inina chromosome 23, M.murinus_Inina_mat1.0, whole genome shotgun sequence genome:
- the LAX1 gene encoding lymphocyte transmembrane adapter 1, whose product MDVTNRTPSEIRGRTSEPGALWVTPTTLDRDPGQSSSIFSGLAGILAIILLVVTVFCIACNWNKRKKRQVPYLQVAARPLTLPRPRQRAKNIYDLLPPWQEEPGRLQSSGGCILSTESLFSRNPDSPEHAPPGAGSVPQVHRARIHAEEFAVGIYDNATVPQMCGNLTPLAQCSNVRASRDRTNISSADSHDYVNVPTAEEIAETLASANSPSRNLLVLPSAQELEFAAERLEDCRNAVNCTSFWSPEPEASDSLSDGECSSQTSNDYVNMTGLDLRAIQETQPHVACQCCRDYENVPPADPSGNLQQVDEEATSSNTGRVEGRTDGPETHIQPVRRGSLASEDYVAFQPSTQSENSQTTHREEMSDEDSDDYENVLAAKPGGRDSEHGPGTQRLPHELKSRYLAGKPHEVVHPVGSFVTAESSEDP is encoded by the exons ATGGACGTCACCAACAGGACCCCTTCGGAAATCAGAGGGAGGACCTCAGAGCCCGGAGCCCTGTGGGTGACTCCCACCACCCTGGACAG AGATCCAGGCCAGAGCAGCAGCATCTTTTCCGGGCTTGCGGGAATCCTTGCCATCATCCTCCTGGTCGTCACAGTTTTCTGCATCGCGTGCAACTGGAACAAACGGAAGAAGC GGCAAGTTCCTTACCTCCAAGTCGCCGCCAGGCCCCTAACTCTGCCACGGCCCAGACAACGAGCCAAAAACATTTATGACCTCTTGCCTCCGTGGCAAGAAGAGCCGG GGAGACTTCAGTCAAGCGGTGGCTGTATTCTCAGTACCGAGAGCCTCTTCTCCAGAAACCCTGACAGCCCCGAGCACGCG CCTCCCGGGGCAGGAAGTGTCCCCCAGGTGCACAGAGCCCGTATCCATGCCGAGGAGTTCGCGGTGGGGATCTACGACAATGCCACGGTGCCCCAGATGTGCGGAAACCTCACTCCCTTGGCACAATGCTCCAATGTCCGAGCTTCCCGAGACCGCACGAACATTTCTTCAGCGGATTCACATGATTATGTCAATGTCCCCACAGCAGAAGAGATTGCTGAGACTCTGGCGTCTGCCAACAGCCCCTCCAGAAATCTGCTTGTTCTTCCAAGCGCCCAGGAGCTGGAGTTTGCTGCAGAGAGACTCGAGGACTGCAGGAATGCTGTGAACTGCACCAGCTTTTGGTCCCCAGAACCTGAGGCCAGTGACTCTCTCAGTGACGGGGAATGCTCTTCTCAGACCTCAAATGACTATGTCAACATGACGGGGTTGGATCTCAGGGCCATCCAGGAGACGCAGCCTCACGTGGCTTGTCAGTGCTGCAGAGATTATGAAAATGTCCCGCCAGCAGATCCCAGTGGAAACCTGCAGCAGGTTGATGAAGAAGCGACATCCTCAAACACAGGCCGTGTTGAGGGCAGGACAGATGGCCCAGAGACCCACATCCAACCTGTCAGAAGAGGGTCCTTGGCTTCAGAGGATTATGTGGCCTTTCAGCCATCCACACAGAGTGAGAACAGTCAGACGACACACAGAGAAGAGATGTCAGACGAGGACTCTGATGACTATGAGAACGTGCTGGCTGCCAAGCCAGGCGGCAGGGACTCTGAGCATGGGCCTGGCACTCAGCGCCTTCCTCATGAATTAAAATCCAGGTACCTGGCTGGAAAGCCACACGAAGTGGTCCATCCCGTTGGATCCTTTGTCACTGCAGAGTCTAGCGAAGACCCTTGA